A stretch of the Streptococcus suis genome encodes the following:
- a CDS encoding amino acid ABC transporter permease — protein MIGVLGITGPAWYQGFLDWLPDGKLFSIRAVFDALPSIIERLPITIGLTLAGAFFGLILGLVFAIVKINRVRFLYPVQAVFVSFLRGTPILVQLMLTYYGIPLVLRGLNQEYGLNWNINAIPAAVFAITAFAFNEAAYMSESIRAAIQAVSPGEIEAARSLGMTSGQVYRRIIIPNAAVIATPSLINTLIGLTKGTSLAFSAGIVEVYAQAQIQGGADYRYFERYISVSLVYWALSVLIESFGRFLENKMAIEAPESVDISGVGGDR, from the coding sequence ATGATTGGTGTATTAGGAATAACAGGACCGGCATGGTATCAAGGTTTTTTAGATTGGTTACCGGATGGTAAGCTATTTAGCATTAGGGCTGTTTTTGATGCACTGCCATCCATTATTGAACGTTTACCGATTACGATTGGCTTGACGCTCGCAGGTGCTTTTTTTGGTTTGATATTGGGCTTGGTTTTTGCGATTGTAAAGATTAATCGTGTGCGATTCTTATATCCCGTTCAGGCAGTTTTTGTTAGTTTTTTGCGAGGCACTCCTATCTTGGTGCAGCTGATGTTGACCTACTATGGAATTCCATTGGTTCTTAGAGGGCTTAATCAGGAATATGGTCTTAATTGGAATATCAATGCTATTCCTGCAGCTGTCTTTGCGATTACAGCCTTTGCATTTAATGAGGCTGCCTATATGAGTGAGTCTATTCGTGCTGCGATTCAGGCTGTTAGTCCAGGGGAGATTGAGGCAGCTCGTTCCTTAGGTATGACTTCTGGCCAGGTTTATCGTCGGATCATCATTCCTAATGCGGCTGTGATTGCAACTCCGTCGTTGATTAACACCTTGATTGGTCTGACTAAAGGAACTTCTCTAGCCTTCAGTGCGGGTATCGTTGAGGTGTATGCACAGGCACAGATTCAAGGCGGGGCAGACTATCGTTACTTTGAGCGGTACATTTCTGTCTCTTTGGTCTACTGGGCGCTCTCTGTTCTGATTGAGTCTTTCGGCCGTTTCCTTGAAAATAAAATGGCTATTGAGGCCCCTGAATCAGTAGATATTTCTGGAGTTGGAGGTGATCGCTAA
- a CDS encoding amino acid ABC transporter substrate-binding protein, producing MKLRTILSLAGITALATVALAACSSTSSSSNTSSSEADKKETIVMGTVGTTKPFSYRDENGELTGFDIELARAIFDGSDQYELTFETTDGSGQFPGLDSGRFDLLGNNTSYTKERGEKYLYSYPTASTPSVLAVPKDTDIQSYDDIGGHSTQVVTGTTTAAQLEEYNTQHTDKPVEINYTGENITQILTNINDGKYDFKIFDAPTVNAIIADQNLTNLKTIELEAAEKPFIYYVFSSDNTALQSFVNDRIKALNEDGTIAKLTEQFFGKDYAPTAEELDVPNE from the coding sequence ATGAAATTAAGAACTATTCTATCACTGGCTGGTATTACAGCTCTTGCGACAGTTGCTTTGGCAGCTTGCTCGTCTACCTCAAGCTCATCAAACACTAGCTCTTCAGAAGCGGATAAAAAAGAAACCATCGTAATGGGAACTGTTGGGACTACTAAACCTTTTTCTTATCGAGATGAGAATGGAGAGTTGACAGGGTTTGATATTGAATTGGCTCGAGCTATCTTTGATGGTTCTGACCAGTATGAATTGACCTTTGAAACAACAGATGGTAGCGGTCAATTCCCTGGCTTGGATTCAGGACGCTTTGATTTGTTAGGGAATAATACTTCCTATACAAAAGAGCGTGGTGAAAAATACCTCTATTCTTATCCAACGGCCTCTACACCGTCTGTTTTAGCTGTGCCAAAAGATACGGATATTCAGTCTTATGATGATATTGGTGGTCATTCTACACAGGTAGTTACAGGGACAACAACAGCTGCTCAGCTAGAGGAATACAATACTCAGCATACGGATAAGCCAGTCGAAATCAACTATACTGGTGAAAATATCACACAGATTTTGACCAATATAAATGATGGCAAGTATGATTTTAAAATTTTTGATGCCCCTACGGTTAACGCTATTATTGCGGATCAAAATTTGACAAATCTTAAAACAATTGAGCTTGAAGCAGCAGAAAAACCGTTTATTTACTATGTATTTTCTTCAGACAATACGGCTCTACAAAGCTTTGTCAACGACCGCATCAAGGCTTTGAACGAAGATGGGACCATTGCGAAATTGACAGAGCAATTCTTCGGAAAAGACTATGCTCCAACGGCGGAGGAACTAGATGTTCCTAATGAATAG
- a CDS encoding DUF3021 domain-containing protein: MKKYILSASLGVSIGTIISIITSSIFGQGTYLPLNPLSTMGAYYLAHFTQTTVMLICVVVWASIGLLFQLADKIYQQDWSLLHMTTTHFSITALGLTPLGILAGWFPLNLGSLLFFWLIFVLVYALLFFLNYRKMERYIKDINSGL, from the coding sequence ATGAAAAAATATATTTTATCCGCCAGTTTAGGCGTTTCAATTGGGACTATCATTTCCATCATCACTTCCAGTATTTTTGGACAGGGAACGTATCTTCCGCTCAATCCACTCTCAACCATGGGGGCTTACTATTTAGCTCATTTTACTCAAACAACGGTCATGCTGATTTGTGTAGTCGTTTGGGCAAGTATTGGCCTTTTATTTCAGCTAGCAGATAAGATTTACCAGCAGGACTGGAGCCTCTTGCATATGACAACAACTCATTTTTCTATAACAGCTTTAGGCCTCACACCACTGGGTATTTTAGCTGGTTGGTTTCCACTCAATCTTGGCTCTTTGCTTTTCTTCTGGCTAATCTTTGTCTTGGTCTACGCTTTGCTATTTTTTCTAAATTATCGAAAAATGGAGCGGTATATCAAGGACATTAATAGTGGTTTATAG
- a CDS encoding DNA-binding response regulator — MKVKLDISSEILEDMVIIEAQSMSEQITHLVTYIQNLDKRTTSLTVKKGEQIYLVDYASIVRLYLQDKILQVETEEDSFTSNLRLYQVKDMLPVHFLQISQSEIIQIRQLDHLKLTPNGMVKLFMKNGSITYSSRRYLKTIKERLGL, encoded by the coding sequence ATGAAAGTGAAACTAGATATTTCTTCAGAAATTTTAGAAGATATGGTGATAATTGAAGCCCAGTCTATGTCTGAGCAAATTACTCACTTGGTGACCTATATTCAGAATTTGGACAAGAGAACTACCAGTCTGACTGTAAAGAAAGGAGAGCAGATTTACCTTGTAGATTACGCTAGTATTGTAAGGTTATATCTGCAAGACAAAATCTTACAGGTGGAAACTGAGGAGGATTCCTTTACTTCCAATCTACGCTTGTATCAGGTCAAAGATATGCTTCCTGTACACTTTTTGCAAATTTCTCAGTCGGAAATCATTCAAATTAGGCAACTGGACCACCTCAAACTGACTCCAAACGGTATGGTCAAACTATTCATGAAAAATGGCTCTATCACCTATTCATCCCGTCGTTATTTAAAAACTATCAAAGAAAGGTTAGGACTATGA
- the mutS gene encoding DNA mismatch repair protein MutS, translating to MATEKISPGMQQYLDIKAQYPDAFLLFRMGDFYELFYEDAVEAAQILELSLTSRNKNAENPIPMAGVPYHAAQQYIDTLVELGHKVAIAEQMEDPKQAVGVVKREVVQVITPGTVTDSSKMGADSNYLVAIDRQGVQFALSYMDVSTGQFYVTSLDDFTSLCGEIRNLRARELVIGYALSEEEEQVFSNQMNLLLSFEDGVTEDVQLIDNSLTDLEKAAAGKLLSYLHRTQMRDLSHLQKVVHYEIKDYLQMDYATKSSLDLLENGRTGKKHGSLYWLLDETKTAMGMRLLRTWIDRPLIDLKRIENRQAVVQVFLDYFFERSDLVEALKGVYDIERLASRVSFGKTMPKDLLQLSQTLGNIPAIKNILQQINESALGNLVAGLDPIPEMYALISSAIDPETQGTITDGNIIRTGFDETLDQYRLVMREGAGWIAEIEAKEREASGINNLKIDYNKKDGYYFHVTNSNLGNVPDHFFRKATLKNSERYGTEELAKIEGQMLEARDKSANLEYEIFLRIRQEVEKYIGRLQKLARTIATIDVLQAFAVVAEQQHLVCPRFTDQRELTIDHGRHAVVEKVMGKQTYIPNSIHLNVDTHMQLITGPNMSGKSTYMRQLAVIVIMAQMGSYVPADQAELPIFDAIFTRIGAADDLVSGQSTFMVEMMEANKAVRLATDRSLILFDELGRGTATYDGMALAQSIIEYIHDKIGAKTLFATHYHELTDLSQTLEHLENVHVSTLEKDGQVTFLHKIAQGPADKSYGIHVAKIAGMPEELLERADRILQTLENQAPTAPANPAASVVEEPSGQIDLFADTPSHPVLDELAKLDIYNMTPMEVMMRVAEFKKKL from the coding sequence ATGGCAACAGAAAAAATTTCTCCAGGAATGCAACAGTATCTGGATATAAAAGCACAATATCCAGATGCTTTTTTGCTTTTCCGTATGGGAGACTTTTATGAGCTATTTTATGAAGATGCAGTAGAAGCGGCACAGATTTTGGAATTGTCCTTGACCAGTCGTAATAAGAATGCGGAGAATCCGATTCCTATGGCGGGGGTACCGTATCACGCGGCACAACAGTATATCGACACACTTGTTGAATTAGGGCATAAGGTTGCTATTGCTGAGCAGATGGAGGATCCCAAGCAAGCAGTTGGGGTTGTCAAGCGGGAAGTAGTGCAGGTCATCACACCTGGAACGGTGACGGATTCCTCGAAAATGGGAGCTGACAGTAACTATTTGGTTGCGATTGACCGTCAGGGAGTGCAGTTTGCACTTTCTTATATGGATGTGTCGACAGGTCAGTTTTATGTGACAAGTTTGGATGATTTTACAAGTCTTTGCGGTGAAATCCGCAATTTACGGGCACGTGAATTGGTCATCGGTTATGCTCTGTCAGAGGAAGAAGAGCAAGTTTTCTCTAATCAGATGAATTTACTCTTATCTTTTGAGGATGGGGTGACAGAGGATGTCCAATTGATTGATAATTCCTTGACAGACTTGGAAAAGGCTGCGGCGGGTAAACTCCTCAGCTACCTACATCGGACTCAGATGCGAGATCTGAGCCACTTGCAAAAGGTGGTCCATTATGAAATCAAGGACTATCTGCAAATGGACTATGCAACCAAGTCTAGTCTGGACCTGCTTGAAAACGGTCGGACAGGTAAGAAGCATGGTAGTTTGTATTGGTTGCTAGACGAAACTAAGACAGCCATGGGTATGCGACTATTGCGGACATGGATTGATCGTCCCTTGATTGACCTTAAGCGGATTGAGAATCGTCAGGCTGTCGTTCAGGTTTTTCTGGATTACTTCTTTGAACGGAGTGATTTGGTCGAGGCTTTAAAAGGTGTCTATGACATCGAACGTTTGGCCAGCCGGGTGTCTTTTGGAAAAACCATGCCCAAGGATCTCTTGCAGCTGTCCCAGACTTTGGGAAATATCCCAGCAATCAAGAATATCTTGCAACAAATCAATGAGTCTGCTCTAGGCAATCTGGTAGCTGGATTGGACCCAATTCCAGAAATGTATGCTCTCATCAGCTCTGCTATTGACCCAGAAACTCAAGGGACCATCACAGATGGAAACATCATCCGTACGGGATTTGACGAAACGCTGGATCAGTACCGCCTGGTCATGCGTGAGGGAGCGGGTTGGATTGCGGAGATTGAGGCCAAGGAGCGTGAAGCGTCTGGTATCAACAATCTCAAGATTGATTACAACAAAAAAGACGGCTACTATTTCCATGTGACCAATTCCAATCTGGGCAATGTGCCGGACCATTTTTTCCGTAAGGCGACCTTGAAAAACTCGGAGCGCTATGGAACGGAAGAGTTGGCTAAGATTGAAGGGCAGATGTTGGAGGCGCGTGATAAGTCTGCTAATTTGGAGTACGAGATTTTCCTGCGGATTCGCCAAGAGGTTGAGAAGTATATCGGTCGCTTGCAGAAGTTGGCTCGGACCATTGCAACCATCGATGTTTTGCAGGCTTTTGCAGTTGTGGCGGAGCAGCAACATTTGGTTTGTCCACGCTTTACAGATCAAAGAGAACTGACCATTGACCATGGTCGGCATGCGGTGGTGGAGAAGGTCATGGGCAAGCAGACCTACATTCCCAACTCTATTCACTTGAATGTTGATACACATATGCAACTGATTACTGGTCCAAACATGAGTGGTAAGTCTACTTATATGCGACAGTTGGCAGTTATTGTCATCATGGCGCAGATGGGTTCCTATGTGCCTGCGGATCAGGCTGAATTGCCGATTTTCGATGCTATTTTTACCCGTATTGGGGCGGCAGACGACTTGGTCAGCGGGCAGTCGACCTTCATGGTGGAAATGATGGAGGCCAACAAGGCCGTGCGTTTGGCGACAGATCGTTCGCTCATCCTCTTTGATGAGTTGGGGCGGGGAACGGCCACCTATGACGGTATGGCCCTGGCCCAGTCTATCATCGAGTACATCCACGACAAGATTGGAGCCAAGACTCTCTTTGCTACCCACTACCATGAGTTGACAGACCTTAGCCAGACCTTGGAACACCTAGAGAATGTCCATGTATCGACCTTGGAGAAGGACGGCCAAGTCACCTTCCTCCACAAGATTGCACAAGGACCAGCTGACAAGTCCTACGGGATTCATGTCGCTAAGATTGCGGGAATGCCAGAGGAGTTATTAGAGCGGGCAGACAGGATTTTGCAGACGCTTGAAAATCAAGCTCCTACTGCACCAGCTAACCCAGCTGCGTCAGTAGTGGAAGAACCGTCTGGTCAAATCGACCTCTTCGCAGACACGCCTTCTCATCCAGTCCTCGATGAACTGGCAAAACTAGACATCTACAATATGACTCCAATGGAAGTCATGATGAGGGTGGCAGAATTCAAGAAGAAACTATAA
- the argR gene encoding arginine repressor, which translates to MNKVERHELIKSMIRQGKVGRQIDIQLWLEDQGITVTQTTLSRDLRELGVIKVHESGESFYALGEDDSQGHFCQLLAQYTRSVNRASFILVLHSELGEAALMANIIDEEKPETILGTVAGADTLLVICKDDISAQHVEEEIKSFL; encoded by the coding sequence ATGAATAAAGTAGAAAGGCACGAATTGATTAAGTCAATGATTCGGCAGGGGAAAGTTGGTCGACAAATTGATATTCAATTATGGCTAGAAGACCAAGGAATAACGGTAACCCAGACAACCCTGTCACGTGATTTGAGGGAATTGGGGGTTATCAAAGTTCATGAATCTGGAGAGTCCTTTTATGCACTAGGAGAGGATGACAGTCAAGGTCATTTTTGTCAATTATTAGCCCAGTATACGCGAAGTGTGAACCGAGCAAGTTTTATTTTAGTTTTACATTCTGAGCTCGGTGAAGCAGCTTTGATGGCTAATATTATAGATGAGGAGAAGCCAGAGACCATTTTGGGTACCGTGGCTGGAGCGGATACCTTGTTGGTCATCTGTAAAGATGATATTTCTGCTCAGCACGTTGAGGAAGAAATAAAAAGTTTCTTATAA